The proteins below are encoded in one region of Mya arenaria isolate MELC-2E11 chromosome 15, ASM2691426v1:
- the LOC128219023 gene encoding U6 snRNA-associated Sm-like protein LSm5, which translates to MTTFTNPSQLLPLELVDKCIGSRIHIIMKNDKEIVGILLGFDDYVNMVLEDVIEFESTPEGRRVTKLDQILLNGNNITMLVPGGEGPES; encoded by the exons ATGACGACTTTCACAAATCCATCTCAACTTTTGCCATTAG agttGGTGGACAAATGTATTGGGTCTCGGATTCACATTATCATGAAAAATGACAAGGAGATTGTAGGGATTCTACTCGGGTTTGACGATTATGTCA ATATGGTATTGGAGGACGTTATAGAGTT TGAGAGTACACCAGAAGGCAGAAGAGTGACGAAGCTCGATCAGATCTTACTCAATGGCAACAACATTACTATG TTGGTGCCAGGAGGGGAAGGACCAGAGTCTTGA